CTGCTATCTAAACCAATAGCACTTATTTCATCAGTTTCAGCTTTTAAAGTTTTACATCTTTTTTTAATGATTCCTTCAAAGCATTCGTTTCCTATATGTCTTGCATCGTGGTTACCTGGAACAACAAGCATTTGATTTTCTATCAAATCTAAGTATTCTGCTATGACTTTAAACTCGTCATAGTAACTATTTTCAGTTAAATCACCAGTTATAATAACTAAATCTGGATTAAGCTCATTTATATTATTTATTGCACTTAAGAGGTATTTTTCTTTGAAATTAACTGCCCCAACATGCATATCTGATAAATGAGCAATAACTGCCATCTAACTTAACCTCATAATTGCTTCTGCAAGGTCTCCATTTGTTTCTTCTAGTGCTTTTTTAGCTTCTTCCTTGCTTACACCTGTTTGAGCAGATACAAGTTCTATATCCTCATCAGGAATTACAAGTTCAGTTTCCAGTTTTCTTTCTTTAGATTTACCAGTAATCTGGTATGTTTTTTGACCCATAAAATCCATTAAATTTACTTTAGGATTAGCTATAACAATTTCTTTATCCTTAAACTTAATTATAACTTCTGTGGCACCTTTAACATCTTTCATGTCCATGCCCATCTGTTTCATTGACCTTTGCATTTGTTTAAGTTGCTTCGGATTCATTCCTGCGCCAGGTATCATTATTTATCACCTTTTCGTGTTTTTACAGCTTGGCCTGTATTAAAATCTTTTATTTCATTAGCATTTAAAATTGCCTTACCATAAGCAAGTAAATCATCATTTTCATTTACGATTAATACTTCCTCATTTGCTTTAATATTTATATCAATGTCTATAACAAATTTAGCAAATATACTTTTTCCTTCTCTTGCGAATGGTTCAGCATCACTGTTTACAACAACTCTATTTTTTGGATACTCGAAGAACTGGTGAAGTCTTTTTGCACCAGGCATACTCAAGACAAATATACCGTCACTAGCACGTAATGTTGCAATTAATTCTTCACCATCATAAACATGCCTTATTTTGCCTGTTTTTCTACTTTTAATTATTTTTACATTTCCTTCAAAAAGTGCAACTCCTGCACCTTCACCAAATTGATAATCTGCAATATACCTTATTTTCTCTTTATCATCAAAATTTAATGCTATAGATTCTATGTCCACTTTTTCAATTTCAAAATCCAGATCATAAGTTTTAATAATCTTTTCGCTAATTATAACTTCTTTAAAATTGTTTATATAATTATTTACCTTTTCTTTTATATTATTCTTAGAATCCATATCTAAATAATTTGAAGTTTCATTTTGAGCTAAAGGATAAACCTCATCAATTTCAATTGGAATTAGTCCAAAAGGGACATCTACAACTGTAATTTGAGTTGAATTATCTGTATCCTGCTCATTTTCAACTTTTACCTTATCCAATTCATTTTTTATTCTGTAAAAATCTCCTAAAATTTCCAAATCATATTCTTTCTTTTTACCATAATCCGTTAAAACATTTTTAATGCTTTTTGAATACGGTTTTTTAAATGAATCTATTAGAATCAGTCTATCTTTTTTTGGAAGTCTTTCCATCCTATTTTCATGTCTCAATATTTCCGGGCGATTTAATGATTCTGGTCCTGAATAGAAGAATGCAGACTTTTTATAAGGAGGATCATATTTTTCTATTAACTCTATGTAATTTTTAAGGTTTCTTAATCCATCTAAAAGATATGGATGTGCTCTACATCGCTGTTCAACTAATTCCAATAAATTACCTTCAATTATGGCCTGTTTAATTTTTCTAATTTCTGCAAAACTAACATGGAGATTGTGTTGGGCAATTAATTTCATTCGTGACTCTTTTTTCATATTCCTTAAATCATTAGGTGTGTAACCCTGACATATATCGCAAGAACATGGCATATATGTTAAATTTTGTAATTTATAAGTCCCATCAGGCATTAAAAAACGATCATCCTGTGCATATAAAATATATGCTGCTGAATCAAAAAGATCACAACCCATTGCAACTGCAAGAGCAAATACCATAGGATGGCCTGCACCCATAAGGTGTCGTGGTCTTGAAGGAGGTAAATTTTCTACTGATGCCATTACAATATCAACAACATCCCTATATTTATAATTTTCAAGTAAAGGGACTACAGCACCTATAGGATAGACATCAAAGTTCATTTTTCCTATTATTTTGGCACATTTAGCTCTTAAATCAGGGAAAGTTGATCCTTGAACAACAGAATTCAACATAAGCTTATTTCTTACTTCAAGTGCTTCTTCGGCGCGTTTTAGTGTTATTTCAAGTTCTTTTTCTGCTCTTTCACGTTTTACATATGGAGGAGTAGGAATATCAAGTGAAGTTCCAATATCTGTTCCTATTTTTTCTTGAAACTCAATAATTTCTCTGTTATTAACATCTATATCTCCATACTCTGATAGCTGAAAAGAGCCAGAATCAGTGACTATTGGACCATCAAAATTTATTAAGCTATGAACTCCTTCTTTTAATGCTTTTTCTTTAAGTTCTTCGTTTTTATAGATTATATATGAGTTTGTTATTACTATATCTGCGCCATATTTCCCTACATCGATTGTTTGCTTTCCAGGATGGATTACAGGCATTAATGCAGGAGTTTCCACATTTCCATGAGGTGTTTTTAGTATCCCAATTCTACCCATTGCATCCTTGTATTTGATTTCAAAATTCAATTTTTCACCTTTTATTTAAATAATCATTTATGATAGTCCATTTATTAAATTTAACTTCATATTTCATTCATTTGTTACTTTAGATAATCTATTTGCCATTTCATTTATCCTTTCCTTTGAATTATTTAATCTACCGATCCCACATGTGCATAAACATTCTTCAAACTGTGGACAAACAATAAAACCTGCTTTTTTAGACTTTAAATCATCTGTTTTGAGCATTTTAATGCTTTTTGTAACTCTTCTTTTAAGTCTTTCATTTTTTATATCTTTATATAGATATATGGGCGTTTTTACAGTTGATGCAAATTTTTTAATTCCCCTTACAGACTTTCGTTCATCTTCACGTCTTTTTATTATTATTTCACTGGAATCTTTAAGTTGAGGATCTTTAAATGGAATTCCTGCATCACTTAATGATATCATTCGCTCATCATCAATTGGAAGAGATTTCTCAATCTTTTCAGGGTTTTTTGAAGCTATGGTTCCGCCACTTTTTCTCCCAAATGAGGGCCCTTCTCCAACATGAAGCCCTGCACAGATCATTGCCGCCCTAACTGGTGCAGCAGAAGTGTATGTTAAAATAAGTCCATTATCTTTTAATAAATATTTCAAAAGAGATAAAAACTCAACAGAATATAATTCTGGAGATTTTAAAGGCGAAAATGGATCTAAAAAGATAGCATCATATTTTTGACTTTGGAATTGTTTTATAGTATTTCGGGCATCATCAATAAATATGTTGATATTTATTTTATCATTTAATCTTTCTTTATGAAATTTAAAGCCTATGATTCCTTCATCATAAAATTTTTCTTCTATTGCTTCCTTAATGATTTCATAAGATTTTAGTGGATTATCTATAAAAAGAGCAGTGGCAATTGTTTCTTTTGATATTTCAACCATGTCCATTTCAATTTTGGTCTTATCATCTAAAAATTCTATGCATGAAGCAGCATTGTAACCTAAACCGCTGCATATATCCAGGATGTGAACTTCTTTTTTATCTTTAAGTTTTGCAGGCTTTACAAATTTCTCTATGGATTCATTAATGGCTCCATGCGTTGTATGCATAGTTTCTGATTTACCATTGAAGTTATTTGAGCTAAGTGTATATGATCCATCATCAGTTTTGATTAAACACTTTTTTAAATCTTCCTTAGCTTCCTCTCTCGCTGTTTTTTTTCCTTTTTTTTCGTTCTGGAAGCATTTTTTAATTATATTCAATGCATCTTCTCTGGGAGTTAATGCATTATAATCTTCATTTTTCATGATACTTTTGATTATATGAATTTAATGATTTTATTAATTTATGTATAAAATTTTAAAAAAATATTTAATAGAAATAGAGTTAAATTTAATTTAATAATTTTTAAATGACATTTATAACATTTATCGGAGGCAAATTAATGGTTAAAATAATAGGGATTATTGGAAGTCCAAGAAAAAAAGGGAACACATCATATCTTGTTGAAAGATCTTTAGAAGCTGCAAAAAATGTAGGGGCAGAAATAGAAAGTATTCATCTTGGTAAAATAGAAATTGAGCCTTGTAATGCGTGTGATATATGTAAATCAACAGGTGAATGCCCTAAAGACGACGACATTAATGATGTTCTTATAAAACTTCAAAATGCTGATGGATTAATCATTGGAAGTCCTGTGTATTTTGGAAATGTTTCATCACAGCTTAAAATATTAATTGATAGGTCAAGACCACTTAGAAGTGATTTTAAACTGAAAGACAAGGTTTGTGGAGCAATAGCTGTTGGAGCTGCCCGAAACGGAGGACAAGAAACAACTATTGCAGCTATACATGAATTTTTACTTATTCATGATGCTATAATTGTTGGAGATGGTGCCCCATTAGCTCATTACGGTGGAACTGGAGCTGCAGGAGTAGCTGGTGATGCAAAAAATGATGATTTTGGCATAGAAACATCACAAAATCTTGGAAAAAGAGTTGCTGAGCTTGCAAGAAAAATTAATGGCTAAAAATCTGTTCTAGCAGTATTTTAAATAATTAATTAAAATCTCTTTCTTTTACTATGCAAATGTTCTTTTTGTATGAATATTAAAATAGAATCATAGTATCCCACTTGGAGAAATAAGAAATGAAATTATTTGCAGATGAGATACATAACATGAATAACACACTTGAATCTTCTAATAAAATTTCAGACGATCAAAATAATAATGACCCTAACTCGTTTGATTCCATATTTAAACTCCTGCAATCCAATATATATGTAGTTATACCTGCATATAATGAAAATAAAACTATAAAAAGAGTTATAGAAAATTTAAAGGATAAAAGATTGAATATAATTATTGTAGACGATGGATCCACTGATAAAACATATAAAATTGCAAAAAATGCAATTAATGGCACTTATAATTCTTATATTTACAGACACATCATAAACAGAGGTTTAGGAGCTGCATTGAAGACAGGAATAGATGTTGCACTATCAAAAAATGCAGATATAATCGTGACATTTGATGCAGATGATCAACATGACGTAGAAGATATATTCCATGTAAGTAAACCTATTATAGATGGTGCAGCAGATATTGTAATAGGAAAAAGGAACTTTGAAGAGATGCCTCTTTCAAAAAAGCTTGGAAATCAAGTTATGAATATTATTACAAGAATTTTTTATGGAATACATGTAAACGACTCACAATCAGGTTTAAGAGCTTTCAATAGAAAAGCTGCAGAAGTTTTAGATATTCATTCAAGAGGCTATGGTGTTTCATCTGAAATTATAGGCGAAATTAAAAAATACAACTTAAAATTAGAAGAAATCAATATTAAAACAATTTATACCGATTATTCCATGTCAAAAGGCACCAATCTAAAGGTTGGACTTAAAATATTATTTAAATTAATAATTAACGCAATTAAAAAGGTTTTATAATGATAGAGCATGCATATCAACTATTTGGAATTTTAATAGGAATACTTGCCATTATACTGTCTATATTCCGATTTAGGGAAGGAAAAATGACTTTAGGCATGTTATCACTATGGATTTTAGTCTGGATTGCAGTTATAGTGGTTTCGATATTCCCTGAATCAACAAATTCCCTGGCAGTACTTACAGGGATTGGAAGAGGCCTTGACTTTATATTGATATTAGGACTTATTGGAGCATATTATTTAGTTTTTAAAATGTAC
This portion of the Methanobacterium sp. genome encodes:
- a CDS encoding nascent polypeptide-associated complex protein; translated protein: MIPGAGMNPKQLKQMQRSMKQMGMDMKDVKGATEVIIKFKDKEIVIANPKVNLMDFMGQKTYQITGKSKERKLETELVIPDEDIELVSAQTGVSKEEAKKALEETNGDLAEAIMRLS
- a CDS encoding DUF2304 family protein, which translates into the protein MIEHAYQLFGILIGILAIILSIFRFREGKMTLGMLSLWILVWIAVIVVSIFPESTNSLAVLTGIGRGLDFILILGLIGAYYLVFKMYNMIENMDQEITELVREIAIQREELKEKSDVINDKKENK
- the tgtA gene encoding tRNA guanosine(15) transglycosylase TgtA codes for the protein MNFEIKYKDAMGRIGILKTPHGNVETPALMPVIHPGKQTIDVGKYGADIVITNSYIIYKNEELKEKALKEGVHSLINFDGPIVTDSGSFQLSEYGDIDVNNREIIEFQEKIGTDIGTSLDIPTPPYVKRERAEKELEITLKRAEEALEVRNKLMLNSVVQGSTFPDLRAKCAKIIGKMNFDVYPIGAVVPLLENYKYRDVVDIVMASVENLPPSRPRHLMGAGHPMVFALAVAMGCDLFDSAAYILYAQDDRFLMPDGTYKLQNLTYMPCSCDICQGYTPNDLRNMKKESRMKLIAQHNLHVSFAEIRKIKQAIIEGNLLELVEQRCRAHPYLLDGLRNLKNYIELIEKYDPPYKKSAFFYSGPESLNRPEILRHENRMERLPKKDRLILIDSFKKPYSKSIKNVLTDYGKKKEYDLEILGDFYRIKNELDKVKVENEQDTDNSTQITVVDVPFGLIPIEIDEVYPLAQNETSNYLDMDSKNNIKEKVNNYINNFKEVIISEKIIKTYDLDFEIEKVDIESIALNFDDKEKIRYIADYQFGEGAGVALFEGNVKIIKSRKTGKIRHVYDGEELIATLRASDGIFVLSMPGAKRLHQFFEYPKNRVVVNSDAEPFAREGKSIFAKFVIDIDINIKANEEVLIVNENDDLLAYGKAILNANEIKDFNTGQAVKTRKGDK
- a CDS encoding glycosyltransferase family 2 protein codes for the protein MNNTLESSNKISDDQNNNDPNSFDSIFKLLQSNIYVVIPAYNENKTIKRVIENLKDKRLNIIIVDDGSTDKTYKIAKNAINGTYNSYIYRHIINRGLGAALKTGIDVALSKNADIIVTFDADDQHDVEDIFHVSKPIIDGAADIVIGKRNFEEMPLSKKLGNQVMNIITRIFYGIHVNDSQSGLRAFNRKAAEVLDIHSRGYGVSSEIIGEIKKYNLKLEEINIKTIYTDYSMSKGTNLKVGLKILFKLIINAIKKVL
- a CDS encoding flavodoxin family protein → MVKIIGIIGSPRKKGNTSYLVERSLEAAKNVGAEIESIHLGKIEIEPCNACDICKSTGECPKDDDINDVLIKLQNADGLIIGSPVYFGNVSSQLKILIDRSRPLRSDFKLKDKVCGAIAVGAARNGGQETTIAAIHEFLLIHDAIIVGDGAPLAHYGGTGAAGVAGDAKNDDFGIETSQNLGKRVAELARKING